The following coding sequences are from one Candidatus Nitrohelix vancouverensis window:
- a CDS encoding ATP-binding domain-containing protein, producing the protein MSLSETDKQLVEAEEALFQKTLQSLFEQLPKAQLAKIAAHNEARELTRQMVNEWNDEARQALVSDEAVAHRVSEIRNDSDQILLELLKEPYFGRIVTEEEDGSGASFLIGSRGNPDAGIVDWRSGPLSALYFNYQQGEEFFEEINGRERIGKIKLRRSYKADQGQLIQIETTEGVFQKKEGEWTRLDEDMQAAAMRSRAGRSKEKRLPSILSLITSEQYEMITTDPHRPVVIQGSAGSGKTTVALHRLAWLLHENNSFASAENTRIIVMNKSLQVYVGATLPSMGIHDVSATTFNSWAFAFAREAGVDQNRFKFQELPADVEEIKSSERSLALLRSYVQRQSDALDATVRDAVASSAYLLAIWEASSSKACLPRLRDFLFDVGKEKLPPDEKESIVATLNSKLQRLEDYPQDIYDLFMDTAFLQQFLGSDRAPTLELLGRRTEKNQQSRLLDFFDLTLILKLIQIKNGGLPAKNGGYVKLDHLVVDEAQDFGPVEFDVLFGAVKSKRDVTIVGDVSQKIVFSRKFPGWDRLLASLGIPKNELVRLEVSYRCTAPIINLARKIEGKQTDIEGRRGSPPHWIQAETYEDLLFRMAEWADKLRKKDPNYLIALICRRTRQAMEFKEELEQYIPGVRLGRREMFSFEPGIMVTNVHQVKGLEFDAVALIDPSEDNYPSHQEESRNLLYVAITRAQDELALAVHDKEFSRILTN; encoded by the coding sequence ATGTCCCTTTCAGAAACAGATAAACAGCTGGTTGAGGCGGAAGAAGCGTTGTTTCAGAAAACGCTTCAATCCTTGTTCGAGCAACTTCCCAAAGCGCAGTTGGCAAAAATCGCGGCGCACAATGAAGCGCGTGAATTGACCCGTCAAATGGTAAACGAGTGGAATGACGAGGCGCGTCAGGCGCTGGTTTCTGATGAAGCGGTGGCGCATCGTGTCTCGGAAATTCGCAACGACTCCGATCAGATTCTGCTGGAATTGCTCAAGGAGCCTTACTTCGGGCGCATCGTGACCGAAGAGGAAGACGGTTCCGGGGCTTCGTTTCTGATCGGTTCTCGCGGCAATCCCGATGCGGGAATCGTGGACTGGCGCAGCGGTCCGCTCTCTGCCCTGTATTTCAATTACCAGCAAGGCGAGGAGTTTTTCGAAGAGATCAACGGTCGCGAGCGTATTGGGAAAATCAAACTGCGCCGATCCTACAAAGCGGATCAGGGGCAGTTGATTCAGATTGAAACGACGGAGGGCGTGTTCCAGAAGAAAGAGGGCGAGTGGACTCGATTGGATGAGGACATGCAGGCGGCGGCGATGCGTTCACGCGCCGGTCGTTCCAAAGAAAAGCGCTTGCCTTCCATTCTGTCGCTCATCACCAGCGAGCAGTATGAAATGATCACCACCGACCCGCACCGACCCGTTGTCATTCAGGGATCGGCGGGTTCAGGTAAAACAACGGTCGCTCTGCATCGTCTGGCCTGGCTCCTGCATGAGAATAATTCATTCGCCAGCGCAGAGAACACGCGCATCATCGTGATGAACAAATCCCTGCAGGTCTATGTCGGCGCAACCCTGCCTTCGATGGGGATCCACGATGTTTCGGCGACCACTTTCAATAGCTGGGCTTTTGCGTTTGCGCGCGAAGCAGGGGTGGATCAAAACCGTTTCAAATTTCAGGAACTGCCTGCGGATGTGGAGGAGATCAAATCATCGGAACGCTCGCTGGCTCTCCTGCGTTCCTATGTGCAAAGACAGAGCGACGCTCTGGACGCGACCGTACGCGACGCGGTCGCCTCTTCAGCCTATTTGCTGGCGATTTGGGAGGCCTCGTCGTCCAAGGCCTGTCTGCCGCGACTGAGGGACTTTTTGTTCGATGTGGGTAAGGAGAAATTACCGCCGGATGAAAAAGAGTCGATCGTCGCGACTTTGAATTCAAAATTGCAACGCCTGGAAGATTATCCCCAGGACATTTACGACCTGTTCATGGACACCGCTTTCCTGCAACAGTTTCTCGGAAGCGACCGCGCCCCGACGCTGGAATTGCTCGGCCGCAGGACGGAGAAAAATCAACAGAGCCGCCTGCTCGATTTCTTTGATCTGACTTTGATCCTGAAGCTCATCCAAATCAAAAACGGCGGATTGCCTGCGAAGAATGGCGGCTATGTGAAACTCGATCATCTGGTCGTGGACGAGGCGCAGGACTTTGGTCCGGTTGAATTTGACGTGTTGTTCGGCGCAGTGAAAAGCAAAAGGGATGTGACCATCGTCGGCGACGTGTCGCAGAAAATTGTGTTCTCACGAAAATTCCCTGGCTGGGACCGCTTGCTGGCAAGTCTTGGCATTCCCAAAAACGAATTGGTTCGTCTGGAGGTTTCGTATCGTTGCACGGCGCCGATCATCAATCTGGCGCGTAAGATTGAAGGCAAGCAAACGGATATCGAGGGACGACGCGGTTCTCCGCCGCACTGGATACAGGCGGAAACTTATGAAGACCTGCTCTTTCGCATGGCCGAGTGGGCGGATAAATTACGCAAGAAGGACCCCAATTATTTGATCGCGCTGATCTGCCGACGCACCCGCCAGGCGATGGAATTCAAGGAAGAGCTGGAGCAATACATTCCCGGCGTTCGCTTGGGGCGCAGGGAAATGTTTTCCTTTGAGCCGGGAATCATGGTCACTAACGTGCATCAGGTCAAGGGATTGGAATTCGACGCCGTCGCCCTCATCGATCCGAGCGAAGACAATTATCCTTCGCATCAGGAAGAGAGTCGAAATCTTTTATATGTTGCGATCACCCGCGCTCAGGACGAGCTGGCCCTCGCCGTGCATGACAAAGAATTCTCGCGCATACTGACCAACTGA